TTATTAGCGATAAACGCTTTAATAGTTTATTATTTACTAATTTGATACAATGCACTATAGGCAACCTTTATGGTATTTTGCCACAATTATTTGTGGTAATAAAGAAAGAAGCAGGGGGAATACAATGGTATCTGTTATGTGGTTTCGCAGAGATCTTAGATTAGAAGATAATATTGCATTATTTAATGCATTGCGCCATAGTAATGAAATTTTTTGTGTGTTTCATATCAATCCGGAGCAAGTGACAGAAAAGAGTACTGTCAATCAGAGTGCTTTTTTTGCGAGTGTCTTGTATTTTAAAAACAAACTCAAAAAACAAGGCATTATTTTAAACATAATGTATGGTGATATTAATGACTGTTTTACTTCTTTAAAACAGAAGTTGCCAGATTGGCATGACATCTTTTTTAATTTTGATGAAAGAGGTTTTGGGAGAAATAGGGATCAAAAAAGTGTAGCCTTTTTTGAGGATAAGTTAAAAGTTAAAGCACACCCTTATATTGATTATAATCTACACGGTGCCACCGAAGTAAAAAAGGATTCAGGGGAAGGCTACAAAGTATTTACCCCCTACTTTAAAAGGTGGATACGCCACGAAAAGCCGGCACCTGTAAGCTATGTGATTGATAAACGAATCAAAAGCGCCCGACTACTTTTTCCAGAAAATGAACAGCTGCTAGAAACATTTATTGACGATCGTTTTTCTTTTATAAAAAAAGATTTAGGTAGTGAGGCGGCCAAAAAGGTGCTCAATCGATTCATCAACGAAGGCTTAGACCAGTATGATGAGGAAAGAGACTTTCCGGCAAACGACAGCACAAGCCATTTGTCGCGATATTTGCGGACTGGAGAAATATCAATTCGAACAGTTTGGCGAGCAATCAATCAGTCTCCTGATAGTAATGGCAAAATCACGTTTATGAAAGAGCTTTGTTGGCGTGACTTCTACAACATGATTTATGTGATGTACCCGAATCAAAACGTTGAATCAATTAATAAGGATTTTCGACATGTTGATTGGATAAATAATGAACAGCAATTTGAAGCATGGCGAACAGGCCAAACTGGTTTTCCAATTGTAGATGCTGCTATGCGGCAATTAAATGAGACTGGATGGATGCATAATCGTTTAAGGATGATTGTCGCTTCATTTTTGACTAAAGATTTACTCATTGATTGGCGGTGGGGAGAGGCATACTTTCATCATAAATTGCTAGATTATGATGCGGCAAGCAATATTGGCGGTTGGCAGTGGGCTGCTTCTACGGGAACAGATAGTGTTCCTTATTTTCGAATATTTAATCCTACTTTACAATCAAAAAAATTTGATCCAAATGGATTATTCATTAAAAAATATGTGCCAGAACTAAAGAATGTGGACAACAAAATGATCCATGAACCAGGAAAACTCTCGGACTCGGAACAGACACGATTTAATGTTCGAATAGGGCAGAACTATCCTTCTCCGATTGTGGATCATTCTTACGCAAGAAAACGCGCAATTAGCATTTATGAGAGCAGTAAAGATGTTAATTAAACAGTTAGAGAGGTAGGAGGCACATCATGTT
The Leuconostoc suionicum genome window above contains:
- a CDS encoding cryptochrome/photolyase family protein — protein: MVSVMWFRRDLRLEDNIALFNALRHSNEIFCVFHINPEQVTEKSTVNQSAFFASVLYFKNKLKKQGIILNIMYGDINDCFTSLKQKLPDWHDIFFNFDERGFGRNRDQKSVAFFEDKLKVKAHPYIDYNLHGATEVKKDSGEGYKVFTPYFKRWIRHEKPAPVSYVIDKRIKSARLLFPENEQLLETFIDDRFSFIKKDLGSEAAKKVLNRFINEGLDQYDEERDFPANDSTSHLSRYLRTGEISIRTVWRAINQSPDSNGKITFMKELCWRDFYNMIYVMYPNQNVESINKDFRHVDWINNEQQFEAWRTGQTGFPIVDAAMRQLNETGWMHNRLRMIVASFLTKDLLIDWRWGEAYFHHKLLDYDAASNIGGWQWAASTGTDSVPYFRIFNPTLQSKKFDPNGLFIKKYVPELKNVDNKMIHEPGKLSDSEQTRFNVRIGQNYPSPIVDHSYARKRAISIYESSKDVN